The genomic DNA gctcttttcttttcttgagacaacCTCACTATGTACCTCTGGGTGGCCTCAaacatcagcctgcctctgccccccagagtactggaattaaaggtgtgtcaccacacccagactTTACCTGCTTTTAAAACAACTTTCAAGGCAGGCTGTAGTGTGGCACACTTTCagtcccaatacttgggaggcagggacaggcagatctctgagttcaaggctagcctggtctacagactgcaaaggctacacagagaaacccccatctcgaaaaaccaaaacaaagctttGAAATATCTGGACTACCTTATTATAAGCATTGGCTGTGGCGGTAGAATATGTGTGTCTCACACAGgtagtagcacacatctttaatcccaggatgagttccaggacacccaaggccacacagaatcctgtcttaaaaacaagccGCCCCCCATAACAAaccgaaaacaacaacaaaaaagtgtgtgtgtctcatgaAGCCATTTGTGCTAAGAATGTTTacctgcccactttctccacatgAAACTATGAGGAAACGCCCACTCCTCCAACGGTGTTTTTCTACTCCTGTTGTAACCGTATTCTTTCAAGCCTGACTTCAGGACAAGCATGCCTAGCACCTTCATGTCAGCCCAGCACACACTGGCAGTCCACTGTTCACTATCAAATGGAACCAAGTTGAAGCCCAAAAAGATGTGCCCATCTGAACCTGCATGCCGGTTTCCAGACTCTCTCTcaagcaggagggagggcagcttCAGTCATTCACCTCCATCCAGTGGATGTTAGTAAATGTCCCACTGTCCATTTTGTCAATGAACAAACAGCCCTGCAAGTGGTCCATCTCGTGCTGGATGATTCGGGCCGTCCACCCACTTGCTGACCACACCACGGGCTCTCCTCTTGGGTCCAGTCCTGCAAAGGAAGCCACAGGCTGGCTGGAGGGAGGCTTTGTTGAATTCGTGCTCAACCTCCTGTGCCTATTTCCCGCCCTGGCTATACTTATTTATATCCTATCTACAGGGGCAACATCCACGAGTGAATGTGGACAACAGCCCTTATCCCTCCTAGAAAGGATGACTCCACTTCGTCCAGTGGCAACTTTTTTAGTCAACCTGATTCCCAGCCCTCCTATAGGGCAAAGATAACAAGTCCTTGCTGAGGCACTTCCCTCCTCAACGCCTCTCAGGTGCTGTTTATCAAGATATTTCAGCTTGGCACAGCAGCAAATAACCACATTCCTTAAAACAACGTGGACGATAGACACAAAATGGCTTGTTGTCTGGGTAAGGCTGGGTCCCACTTTCTTACACAAGCCTACCATGACAGATACACTAGGAAAATCGTGTgtgcagacacatgcatataGAAATCTATATATCTACCTATGAGAGAGGGTATAGACAAGACTCGTTATCTAAGGAGTCTCCCCGGTTGACACCCTGCGCCCCATCTAAGAGGTTCTGCACTGCTCTTCAAGAGTCCCGTCTGTCAGCCCTGAGTTCCGTGCGCTCCCGGGTCCCGCTGTGTTTGCGCTGTCCCCGGCTGGGGAGTGCACGGGAACCCCGCCACCCCCGTCCCCTGTACCTGAGATCTGCACAGCCTGGAAGCGAGGGACACAAGCCAGAAAACCGGCGACACTCTCGCAGCCCTCGGAGAAGATGACCAAGCGGCTGTCCAGCACCCTCAGGCTGGGGTTTACCAGCACGCGAAGCGGGAAGGGTTCCATCTGACGCAGCTCGCGCAGGCGCGGCGAGAAGGCACGGAAGAGCGTGTCCGGGAACTCGAGCGCAATCACTTGCAGCGGCACCCCCAGCTGCGGCGCACTCAGGCCCACACAGCGGCGCCGCCGCATCACCTGCACCAGCCGCCTCACTAGCCGCTGCAGCTCGGGCCCCGCCAGCTGCTCAGGTTCCACCGGGGCCGCCACGGTGCGCAGCACCGGGTCCCCGACCTGGCACACGCGCGTGTATGGCGGCTGCGGCGCGCCACACACCATGTACCTTAGGTACCTCCAGTAGGAGCGCGTGCGTGCGGGGCCCTCAAGGCCGGCCGACGAGCTGCAGCTCTGCGCCCTGCTCAGCGGGACCCGCGCGGCTAGCAGCAGCCCGCCCAGCAACCCCATGGCGCCGAAACCACCACGTCCGGTCCTCCCGCTAGCGCTAGGATCGCCGGGAAGCGTAGTTCCGCGCAACTTCCGGGCACCCATCATGACAGCAGCCAGGTGGCAACAGTAGACTGGCTTTATTAAAGTGCTCACAGTGCCCCGTGTTCTCCAACGCAAACCAGTCTCAGCCTCCACACAAGCGGCGACCTTCGCTCTCCAGATGACGCCGGCCGCGCTGTGCCTTCAGGGCTGCTCCCCAGCCTGGGTAGACGGCACACTGCCTATGTCTCCTCACTGGGTGGGTTGGCAGGCACTGACTCCCCCTCCACTGGCGGTTCCCCTGGTTCTCCCTTCTCTGACCCGCCCTCAGGGGCCGCTGAAGTAACAGGCTCCAAATTGGGCTGCTCCGCAGGAAGCTCTGGAGCTGGGGCCACGAGGTCTGGCACTAGCTCCTGGTCATCTAGAGAGAAGACCATCTCTCGCTTAGGAAGGATAAAGGCAAGAGGCTCCTGGATGACGCTGATGTTGACATGTCCAAGGTTTCCATACTTGGAGAGCTGGGAGGGTGAAATGCCTGACCCAACAGTAGGAAAAACGAAATAGAAAAACGTTAGTAAGTTCAATGCAGAGATCACAGAGGGGAAAAACAATCTTGAGTAAAAAGCTAACGCAACTACATATTCCAACACAGCAAGAGCATCTTTactttctgggtttgtttgtgtgtcgtgccccccacccccaccccgtcccaAGGTCTatgtcctggctgtgctggaactcactaggtagaccaagctggactcatggagatccgcttgcctctgtctcccaagtgctgggattaatgtgcGCCACTAAAGCCTGGCTAAAAGCATCTTTGTAACAGGGAAAGACAGGTAAACTGGAGCCCCACAGTAAGGCTGGGTtaacagaggcaggagacagtAAGTACTAGAGTCCAGGAGCACACCCAAGAGAAAGAGGCCTAGGCCAGACGCAGCACAGCTACCCTTACCTAAGGTCATTGCTGACCCAGTGCCTGAGGGTAGCTGtgcctcccctcaccccactccATAAGAGATCTAGAACTAAGGGGAAAATACATGtcaattttgagacagggtttctctgtgtacccttggctgtcctgaaacttgctttgtagaccaagctggcctcaaactcacagagatgtgtctgcttctgccttcctgagtgctgggattacaggcatcgaTCACCCcacccagcttgcttttttagttttattactttgtttgttttttgagatgaggtctctctaTATCGcccaggctgtgctggaacttactatataaaccaggttgttctggaactcacagaaatccacccgcctctgtgtctcaagtgttgggattaacggCCTGTGACACGAAGCCCAGggagaatttttttgttttgtttttcgagacagggtctctctgtgtagccttgctatcctagactcacttgtagaccatgctggccttgaactcagcaatctgcctgcctctgcctcccgagtgctgggattaaaagtatggtccaccatgaagaaaaatatatatatatttttttttggttttttgagacagggtttctctgtgtagccttggccgtcctggactcactttgtagaccaggctggcctcgaactcacagtgatccgcctgcctctgcctcccgagtgctgggattaaaggcgtgcgccaccacgcccggctaagaaaaatatttttaaaaactacttcttTGTCAAGCCTAGCGGCAaaacatctataatcccagtacttaggaagtTGATGCAGGCCGACCagaaggagttcaaagtcatgtTCCAATATACAGTAAGGTCTGCCTAGGCTACATCAGActtttgtctaaaaacaaaaactaaaacatactatgtagggcctggagagatggctcagaggttaagagcactggttgaagccaggcatggtggcacatgcctttaatctcaggttAAAGGCACTAATTGCTcctccagtggtcctgagttcaattcctagcaaccacatggtggctcacaaccatctatgatgatatctggtgccctcttctgacttgctggctcacatgcaggcagaatactgtatatataaataaatctcttaaaaaaaaaagtgggggtagagctgggtgtggtggtactcgcctttaatcccagcactcagaaggcaaaggcaggtggactcctgtctccaaaacccaaaagagcaacaaacaataataaagtttgttaaaaacaaacaaacaaaataaacagaactagatgctgtggtacatgcctttgatcccagcactggagagacaaagggagatagacctctgagttccaggccagactgggctacatagaccctgtagtggaagttttggtgtctttaaaaactcagttctgtggtggcgcatgcctgtaaccccaacacccagggaggcagaggcaggtagatctctgtgaattcaaagccagcctggtctacaaagtgagtccaggacagccaaggctacaaagagaagccctgtctccaaaaacaaacaaacaaaccaaaaaatggggctggagagatggctccaaggttaagagcactggttgttcttccaaaggacctaggttcaatatCAGCATCcacaagacagctcacaactgtctataattccagttccaaaggctctgacaccctcacactgacatgcaaacacacatgcaggcacaatatcAATGTAAATGGTAAGGTAAggtaaatatacttttttttttggttttttgagacagggtttctctgtgtagccttggccatcctggactcactttgtagaccaggctggcctcgaactcacagcgatctgcctgcctctgcctcccaagtgctgggattaaaggcgtgtgccaccacgtccggctggtaaatatactttaaaaaaaaaaaaaaaaaaaaaaccagcaaaaaaACTCACTTATGAGAAATCTaaaagtgcttttgttttgatcccaggtgtgagatatgaggctgattcagattgtccacagcagcaaactatttgcctcgTGTGGGcgctgagaggggctctttgccagtggcagagagtttaattctgaggactctggagaaggaataaatgccagagccaagAAACAGACAAGGGGCTCCAGGAAAGAAAGCTTAtgctctcctcagctcctcctggttgctgttgatgcaatTTTTCAAGAAGCTAGAGATATCTTGAAATGAGGATTGGATTTGCCCTGAAGAAACCAACAAccctagccagcaggaagtagctaaggagaaCTCTGCCCCCTTTCCAgtctaaccttccttctctcctacctggtgttggcaTGTTGGAAGGatttggtgggctggagagatggctcagtggttaagagcactgactgctcttccagaggtcctgagttcaattcccaggaaccacatggtggctcacaaccatttataatgtgatataatgtgcactgtatagataataaataaattaatttaaaaaaaaaaggaatgggg from Acomys russatus chromosome 26, mAcoRus1.1, whole genome shotgun sequence includes the following:
- the Cog8 gene encoding conserved oligomeric Golgi complex subunit 8 isoform X1, with the protein product MMGARKLRGTTLPGDPSASGRTGRGGFGAMGLLGGLLLAARVPLSRAQSCSSSAGLEGPARTRSYWRYLRYMVCGAPQPPYTRVCQVGDPVLRTVAAPVEPEQLAGPELQRLVRRLVQVMRRRRCVGLSAPQLGVPLQVIALEFPDTLFRAFSPRLRELRQMEPFPLRVLVNPSLRVLDSRLVIFSEGCESVAGFLACVPRFQAVQISGLDPRGEPVVWSASGWTARIIQHEMDHLQGCLFIDKMDSGTFTNIHWMEVND